Proteins from a genomic interval of Drosophila melanogaster chromosome 2R:
- the CG3065 gene encoding uncharacterized protein, isoform A has protein sequence MSQVIPNTPTPQMLTTSTPIEPMKPPPAFPTMSGANIHEQASDMILRASTIFEDVKHDEANVENVPHHGVETEPEDDSHYGGNGNSKIRIMPSVKLMATTLASDPKRKFVCPYDNCTKSYGKSSHLRSHLTWHTGIKPFVCSEPKCGKGFTRSDELNRHLRTHTGEKPFECIQCTKKFSRSDHLTKHLATHDRQLKGSTPKRTVPSSSGGVRLKPPKKQIHSESDSGFHFMAAMVGCGEPSMKHHHQQQQHNQHQQPVSIIDIHHKPIKIKLERPEHSDKYQIVSPEHQMDNHGHNQSQLPDFLNQAKPEVKYEPTEEIVNTLSQLPPADGPGTYGMPQFVQDRPFYCRQCEKRFKRQDDLNRHIRTHTGEKPYACQQCCRRFVRSDHLKKHQQTHLKIR, from the coding sequence ATGTCACAAGTAATACCAAACACGCCCACACCCCAAATGCTGACGACATCAACGCCCATAGAACCCATGAAACCACCACCAGCGTTTCCCACGATGAGCGGCGCAAACATACACGAGCAGGCGTCCGATATGATACTGCGGGCCTCGACGATTTTCGAGGACGTCAAGCACGACGAGGCGAATGTGGAGAATGTGCCCCATCACGGAGTTGAGACTGAGCCTGAGGACGACTCGCACTACGGCGGGAACGGCAACTCTAAGATCCGCATAATGCCCAGTGTGAAGCTAATGGCCACGACGCTCGCCTCCGATCCCAAGCGCAAGTTCGTCTGCCCGTATGACAACTGTACAAAGAGCTACGGCAAGAGCTCCCACCTGCGGTCCCACCTCACCTGGCACACGGGCATCAAGCCCTTCGTCTGCAGCGAGCCCAAGTGCGGCAAGGGATTCACGCGCTCCGATGAGCTCAACCGGCACCTCCGGACGCACACCGGCGAGAAGCCCTTCGAGTGCATCCAGTGCACCAAGAAGTTTTCCCGCAGCGACCACCTCACCAAGCACCTAGCTACCCACGACCGCCAGCTAAAGGGCAGCACCCCGAAGCGAACAGTACCGAGCAGCAGTGGTGGAGTCCGGCTCAAGCCCCCGAAGAAGCAGATTCATTCGGAGTCGGACTCGGGCTTCCACTTCATGGCCGCCATGGTTGGTTGCGGGGAGCCGAGCATgaagcaccaccaccagcagcagcagcataaCCAGCACCAGCAGCCCGTGAGCATTATCGACATCCACCACAAGCCGATAAAGATTAAGCTGGAACGGCCGGAGCACAGCGACAAGTACCAGATCGTATCTCCTGAACACCAGATGGATAACCATGGCCACAACCAGAGCCAGTTGCCCGATTTCCTTAACCAGGCGAAGCCCGAGGTAAAATACGAACCGACCGAAGAAATTGTAAATACCCTCTCTCAGCTACCGCCGGCGGACGGACCCGGCACGTATGGGATGCCCCAGTTCGTTCAGGATCGGCCTTTCTACTGCCGGCAGTGTGAGAAGCGGTTCAAGCGGCAGGACGACCTCAACCGACACATACGAACGCACACCGGGGAGAAGCCCTACGCCTGTCAGCAGTGCTGTCGCCGGTTTGTGCGGAGCGACCACTTGAAAAAGCATCAGCAGACGCATTTGAAGATACGATAG
- the mr gene encoding morula, translated as MCDFDALWADVLRIFPVLGGANAVSNDPVEENVFQNVRQHLMVLGSIDTFAAVVDLEIQSTIRNVLVPKFWKHIHDGLVSSKLQGWINDQALAIEALPDKNGLFTQFIDAINELHDSFQSLMQVKPRLIQLVGAETKPTAKTVKLMQEEGIKNCLRDCLLAQLPPNFSVVVGAFYWVHFKLFTKASNLALTTVDSDVFDELLCVGCNFEAEQCCCQRLTDMVNKTNMKLFEMNLIDRLTGSALTALIKLKIKEHISDTCMGIFDRSHLKQLETWLSDVIMSWLTNIFTEWKSKDSISDIEVPESVKSFKVKLTYFMYETFAQSVIGQFFSIIIDYPDSIPAIDDLKICMEKIDMRVYLTESLRNSLEARILHPGVNTMDILTGYVAAIKAIRHLDSTGVILEMVTAPIKDYLRKRNDTVRRVVTGLTEEGPTDLSEELAKGETIKECKDSGTDEFSNWENWQPDPFGIDASIMQYNSSRKMRSADIISMVVDIYGSKELFMTEYRNLMADRLLAQLDFNSEKEIRNLELLKIRFGESLLHSCEVMLKDVTDSKRINAHIHSDGDRTENQLFDISSLIVSAQFWPSFNKESLQLPEEIENEFKKYTKAYEAYKGNRTLNWRTVTGRVNIEIEIGDRTMEMVVSPILAVIIYHFQTKNEWTIEDLSSITKVPASALRRRLSFWQNHGLISETTPGIFTLLEKESEKSQYEDMSLAEADEEDLESAMASASDQREEELQVFWSYIVGMLTNLDSMPIDRIHQMLKLFASHSGGVEFTQDELKHFLQRKVREHKLIFSGGVYQLAK; from the exons ATGTGCGACTTTGACGCTTTGTGGGCGGATGTACTGAGAATCTTTCCGGTTTTGGGTGGAGCG AACGCTGTATCCAATGATCCGGTTGAGGAGAATGTATTCCAAAATGTTCGCCAGCACCTGATGGTGTTGGGCAGCATAGACACCTTCGCGGCGGTTGTGGACCTGGAAATCCAGTCGACTATTCGGAATGTCCTGGTGCCCAAGTTCTGGAAGCACATCCACGACGGCTTGGTCTCGTCTAAATTGCAGGGCTGGATTAACGACCAAGCTCTGGCCATAGAAGCACTGCCCGATAAGAACGGACTGTTCACCCAGTTCATCGACGCCATCAATGAGCTGCATGACAGCTTTCAGAGCCTGATGCAGGTGAAGCCCAGGCTGATCCAGCTAGTTGGAGCTGAGACAAAGCCCACCGCAAAGACGGTGAAGCTCATGCAGGAGGAAGGCATTAAGAACTGCTTAAGGGACTGCTTGCTGGCTCAACTGCCACCCAATTTCAGTGTGGTCGTTGGGGCCTTCTACTGGGTGCACTTTAAGCTCTTCACCAAGGCCTCAAATCTCGCATTGACCACAGTTG ACTCTGATGTTTTCGATGAGCTCCTCTGCGTTGGCTGCAACTTCGAAGCAGAGCAATGCTGCTGCCAAAGGCTGACGGATATGGTTAACAAGACAAACATGAAGCTCTTCGAGATGAACCTCATTGACCGTCTAACTGGGAGTGCTTTAACCGCTCTCATCAAGCTTAAAATCAAGGAGCACATCAGCGATACATGCATGGGAATCTTCGACAGAAGTCATCTTAAGCAACTGGAAACT TGGCTATCGGATGTCATAATGTCCTGGCTCACAAACATATTCACGGAATGGAAGTCTAAGGATAGCATAAGCGATATCGAAGTTCCCGAGTCTGTAAAATCCTTCAAAGTCAAACTGACTTACTTTATGTACGAAACGTTTGCCCAAAGCGTTATTGGTCAGTTCTTCAGCATTATAATTG ACTATCCCGATTCCATTCCGGCTATAGATGACTTAAAGATTTGCATGGAGAAAATAGATATGCGAGTCTACCTCACTGAATCCCTTAGGAACTCGCTAGAGGCAAGGATTCTGCATCCTGGAGTCAACACCATGGACATATTAACGGGTTACGTGGCAGCCATCAAAGCTATTCGCCATCTGGATAGTACCGGAGTCATCTTAGAGATGGTAACTGCTCCAATCAAAGATTACCTGCGGAAACGAAACGACACAGTGCGACGCGTAGTCACTGGGTTGACTGAAGAGGGGCCCACGGACTTATCCGAGGAACTCGCCAAGGGAGAAACAATTAAGGAATGCAAGGACTCGGGTACCGATGAGTTCAGCAACTGGGAAAATTGGCAACCCGATCCGTTTGGTATAGATGCCAGCATTATGCAGTACAACAGCTCGCGGAAGATGAGATCGGCCGACATTATATCGATGGTTGTAGACATATACGGCAGTAAGGAGTTGTTTATGACAGAGTATCGCAATCTAATGGCGGACAGACTGCTGGCCCAGTTAGATTTTAATTCCGAAAAAGAAATTCGAAATCTGGAACTGCTGAAAATCCGCTTTGGCGAATCGCTGCTGCACAGCTGCGAGGTGATGTTGAAAGACGTAACCGACTCCAAGCGAATTAACGCGCACATCCACAGCGATGGCGACCGAACTGAAA ATCAGTTGTTCGACATCTCCTCGCTGATTGTTTCTGCTCAGTTTTGGCCGTCCTTCAATAAAGAAAGCCTCCAACTTCCTGAGGAGATTGAGAATGAGTTCAAGAAGTACACCAAGGCCTACGAGGCATACAAGGGCAACCGTACGCTCAACTGGCGTACAGTGACTGGCCGTGTAAATATTGAAATCGAGATCGGTGACCGGACCATGGAAATGGTTGTGAGCCCCATTTTGGCGGTTATTATATACCACTTTCAAACTAAGA atgAATGGACTATCGAGGATCTTAGTTCCATTACGAAAGTTCCAGCGTCTGCACTGCGGCGTCGTCTGAGTTTTTGGCAAAACCACGGATTGATCTCGGAAACGACACCCGGAATATTCACGCTGCTGGAAAAGGAATCGGAGAAGTCTCAGTACGAGGACATGAGTCTGGCAGAAGCTGACGAAGAGGATTTGGAATCCGCAATGGCTTCTGCCAGCGATCAAAGGGAAGAAGAACTCCAA GTTTTTTGGTCCTATATTGTTGGAATGCTCACGAATCTTGACTCCATGCCAATTGACCGAATCCACCAGATGCTGAAGCTGTTCGCCTCCCACAGCGGCGGAGTGGAGTTTACTCAGGATGAGCTGAAACACTTTCTCCAGCGAAAAGTCAGGGAGCACAAGCTAATATTCTCGGGTGGAGTTTACCAATTGGCCAAATAA
- the PPP1R15 gene encoding protein phosphatase 1 regulatory subunit 15, which produces MSKFHTLMGALFDPFLFVLRLIANMSSPIYEQYRFGPSRPLSAGSRTLWKPNKVHQEAPEVKPLEVPEDLRIPTLQPDPLNPLATMMSFKLMAMDVVTQMQTALHKCVNAQSPPGAKMAGIELDALRRCVPSSCYFFIDLHPHHGFKDTAEDCPTSQASSDRNNNAGCSQGSAAKSSWQRQRSISECSEDSFICFEDDAEQADEDVEEDEDDDDDDSSVQFTACGEDENTEELKACQCSDDSSTPVKKVRFNMKPEVHVMLAWDYAYRAARKSEWQVMARDRDRFQQRIRRISPILNAVLTPVHRDRVYQARFLHED; this is translated from the exons ATGTCGAAATTTCACACCCTTATGGGCGCACTGTTTGACCCCTTCCTCTTTGTTCTCCGCCTGATTGCAAACATGAGTTCCCCTATCTACGAGCAATATCGGTTCGGGCCGTCACGTCCCCTCTCCGCTGGATCACGTACACTGTGGAAGCCAAACAAGGTGCATCAGGAGGCACCCGAGGTCAAACCGCTCGAAGTCCCCGAGGATTTGCGGATCCCAACCCTGCAGCCAGACCCCCTGAATCCGCTGGCCACCATGATGTCTTTCAAGCTAATGGCTATGGACGTAGTAACTCAAATGCAGACCGCCCTGCACAAGTGCGTCAACGCCCAGAGTCCGCCGGGCGCCAAGATGGCGGGAATCGAGTTGGACGCCTTGCGGCGTTGCGTACCGTCCTCGTGCTACTTCTTTATTGACCTGCATCCGCACCACGGCTTTAAGGATACCGCGGAGGATTGCCCTACTAGTCAAGCCTCCAGTGACCGGAATAACAACGCTGGCTGTTCGCAAGGATCGGCTGCCAAGAGCTCCTGGCAGCGGCAGCGTAGTATTTCCGAGTGCAGTGAGGACAGCTTCATTTGCTTTGAGGACGACGCAGAGCAGGCGGATGAGGATGTCGAGGAAGAcgaggatgatgatgacgacgacagCAGCGTGCAGTTTACAGCATGCGGTGAGGATGAAAATACCGAGGAGCTAAAGGCCTGCCAGTGCAGCGACGACAGCTCGACTCCTGTCAAGAAG GTTCGTTTCAACATGAAACCCGAAGTTCACGTAATGCTCGCCTGGGACTACGCTTATCGGGCTGCCAGAAAGAGCGAATGGCAGGTAATGGCGCGAGATCGGGATCGCTTTCAGCAGCGGATTCGGCGGATTTCACCCATTCTCAATGCCGTCCTGACTCCAGTTCACCGAGATCGTGTCTACCAAGCTCGATTCTTGCACGAGGACTAG
- the or gene encoding orange: protein MIKAILVFNNHGKPRLSKFYQYFDESLQQQIIKETFQLVSKRDDNVCNFLEGGSLIGGSDYKLIYRHYATLYFVFCVDSSESELGILDLIQVFVETLDKCFENVCELDLIFHADAVHHILSELVMGGMVLQTNMNDIMARIEEQNKIVKQEAGISAAPARAVSAVKSMNIPQQIKDIKLPDLPQAIKDFKF, encoded by the exons ATGATAAAAGCCATTCTCGTTTTTAACAATCACGGGAAGCCGCGGCTATCGAAGTTCTATCAGTATTTC GATGAAAGCCTGCAGCAACAAATAATCAAAGAGACTTTCCAATTGGTGTCCAAGCGGGACGATAATGTTTGCAACTTTCTGGAGGGCGGAAG TTTGATTGGCGGATCGGATTACAAACTCATCTACAGACACTATGCCACGCTGTACTTCGTTTTCTGCGTGGACTCCTCGGAGAGCGAACTGGGAATCCTGGACCTGATTCAGGTGTTCGTGGAAACCCTCGACAAGTGCTTCGAAAACGTGTGTGAGCTGGACCTGATATTCCACGCCGATGCCGTCCACCACATCCTCTCAG AACTGGTAATGGGCGGAATGGTCCTGCAGACAAATATGAACGACATAATGGCCAGGATCGAGGAGCAGAACAAGATCGTCAAGCAGGAAGCGGGCATCTCGGCTGCACCTGCCCGAGCTGTGAGCGCCGTGAAGAGTATGAACATTCCGCAACAGATTAAAGACATCAAGCTACCTGATCTGCCGCAGGCCATTAAGGACTTTAAGTTCTGA
- the CG10904 gene encoding uncharacterized protein, isoform B: MPNKSEELGETQLTKRQRRKQTIWTREKIAKLIELYRSSDCLWNHYSELYKNKDCRAKAIESICASLEITKHDYGKKVHNLRNQFNAELKKLERRLEESGGDRDSEKACRWEHFKTLMFLRSVIEPRPGYQQGAPGKKLVSKLDMCYPDQDVEKQSQSSIESLESMIIENDAEICQPPKVSEPIPPMPPEPAPSSKFVDPNRTVEAPAAPSPFHLPLSGRDQWDAFGELIASEFRNLNSEVSRKRLKRKIMQVMLEVGEEDDLTNS, translated from the exons ATGCCAAATAAATCCGAGGAGCTGGGCGAAACGCAACTGACCAAAAGACAGAGGAGGAAGCAGACGATCTGGACGCGGGAGAAGATCGCCAAGCTAATCGAACTTTACCGCTCGTCGGACTGCTTGTGGAACCACTATTCCGAGCTATATAAAAACAAGGATTGCAGGGCTAAAGCCATCGAATCCATCTGCGCTTCGCTTGAAATAACGAAACACGACTATGGCAAGAAGGTGCACAACCTGCGCAATCAATTCAATGCAGAGCTCAAGAAGTTGGAGAGGAGGCTCGAGGAGTCTGGAGGAGATCGAGATTCGGAGAAGGCTTGTCGATGGGAGCACTTCAAGACGTTGATGTTCCTACGATCTGTTATAGAACCACGACCAGGCTATCAACAAGGTGCTCCGGGCAAG AAATTGGTATCGAAGCTGGACATGTGCTACCCGGATCAGGATGTGGAAAAGCAGAGCCAATCCTCGATAGAAAGTCTGGAATCCATGATCATAGAGAACGATGCAGAAATCTGTCAGCCTCCGAAGGTCAGCGAACCCATTCCTCCGATGCCTCCTGAACCTGCGCCGTCTTCCAAATTCGTTGATCCAAATCGAACTGTCGAAGCTCCAGCTGCTCCCTCTCCCTTCCACTTACCATTAAGTGGTCGTGATCAATGGGACGCATTTGGCGAACTAATCGCCAGTGAATTCCGTAACCTGAACTCTGAAGTTTCGCGCAAGAGGCTGAAGCGGAAAATAATGCAAGTTATGCTGGAAGTCGGCGAAGAAGATGATCTTACAAACAGTTGA
- the CG3065 gene encoding uncharacterized protein, isoform C: MKPPPAFPTMSGANIHEQASDMILRASTIFEDVKHDEANVENVPHHGVETEPEDDSHYGGNGNSKIRIMPSVKLMATTLASDPKRKFVCPYDNCTKSYGKSSHLRSHLTWHTGIKPFVCSEPKCGKGFTRSDELNRHLRTHTGEKPFECIQCTKKFSRSDHLTKHLATHDRQLKGSTPKRTVPSSSGGVRLKPPKKQIHSESDSGFHFMAAMVGCGEPSMKHHHQQQQHNQHQQPVSIIDIHHKPIKIKLERPEHSDKYQIVSPEHQMDNHGHNQSQLPDFLNQAKPEVKYEPTEEIVNTLSQLPPADGPGTYGMPQFVQDRPFYCRQCEKRFKRQDDLNRHIRTHTGEKPYACQQCCRRFVRSDHLKKHQQTHLKIR, encoded by the coding sequence ATGAAACCACCACCAGCGTTTCCCACGATGAGCGGCGCAAACATACACGAGCAGGCGTCCGATATGATACTGCGGGCCTCGACGATTTTCGAGGACGTCAAGCACGACGAGGCGAATGTGGAGAATGTGCCCCATCACGGAGTTGAGACTGAGCCTGAGGACGACTCGCACTACGGCGGGAACGGCAACTCTAAGATCCGCATAATGCCCAGTGTGAAGCTAATGGCCACGACGCTCGCCTCCGATCCCAAGCGCAAGTTCGTCTGCCCGTATGACAACTGTACAAAGAGCTACGGCAAGAGCTCCCACCTGCGGTCCCACCTCACCTGGCACACGGGCATCAAGCCCTTCGTCTGCAGCGAGCCCAAGTGCGGCAAGGGATTCACGCGCTCCGATGAGCTCAACCGGCACCTCCGGACGCACACCGGCGAGAAGCCCTTCGAGTGCATCCAGTGCACCAAGAAGTTTTCCCGCAGCGACCACCTCACCAAGCACCTAGCTACCCACGACCGCCAGCTAAAGGGCAGCACCCCGAAGCGAACAGTACCGAGCAGCAGTGGTGGAGTCCGGCTCAAGCCCCCGAAGAAGCAGATTCATTCGGAGTCGGACTCGGGCTTCCACTTCATGGCCGCCATGGTTGGTTGCGGGGAGCCGAGCATgaagcaccaccaccagcagcagcagcataaCCAGCACCAGCAGCCCGTGAGCATTATCGACATCCACCACAAGCCGATAAAGATTAAGCTGGAACGGCCGGAGCACAGCGACAAGTACCAGATCGTATCTCCTGAACACCAGATGGATAACCATGGCCACAACCAGAGCCAGTTGCCCGATTTCCTTAACCAGGCGAAGCCCGAGGTAAAATACGAACCGACCGAAGAAATTGTAAATACCCTCTCTCAGCTACCGCCGGCGGACGGACCCGGCACGTATGGGATGCCCCAGTTCGTTCAGGATCGGCCTTTCTACTGCCGGCAGTGTGAGAAGCGGTTCAAGCGGCAGGACGACCTCAACCGACACATACGAACGCACACCGGGGAGAAGCCCTACGCCTGTCAGCAGTGCTGTCGCCGGTTTGTGCGGAGCGACCACTTGAAAAAGCATCAGCAGACGCATTTGAAGATACGATAG
- the Sox14 gene encoding Sox box protein 14, isoform C, which yields MIAKPNQATTEPPLSLRPGTVPTVPATTPARPATITIQRRHPAPKADSTPHTLPPFSPSPSPASSPSPAPAQTPGAQKTQSQAAITHPAAVASPSAPVAAAAPKTPKTPEPRSTHTHTHTHSQHFSPPPRESEMDGERSPSHSGHEMTLSMDGIDSSLVFGSARVPVNSSTPYSDATRTKKHSPGHIKRPMNAFMVWSQMERRKICERTPDLHNAEISKELGRRWQLLSKDDKQPYIIEAEKLRKLHMIEYPNYKYRPQKKQTRSPGSLKPNQDADGCEARNDTTNNNNSLTTLAINGTTTAGRKSKRSTSTCQSGSASKRLRNDSGDTSSKPKYEVKMESAEQLNSADIILPSADNLISYQSSEYLPLSTLSNADCDEKLHSELSSGPLESRENLSEVVNRFLPLFLGGNEDSQLGVSSLTQSQHNQSDPTAGLMDNISDISPINDREELTEEVMRYLPYLEVNPSSDGLTLKVESSSLLGKPLNEPVFDSEDNIVNDANLHSASHQIPPYVPDSHDCFAEDCGGDSSSHQVEFEVVRPQTVTMTMTCTLPYGGPDAGHTTFQADDFNAIPSAAEDSECSILTTSNSPQIGFNGSSFVEADAIGSTCTYAQQDYTGSVIETHNDLNYAAHDNNGALLAYTFEDLPPQPTGSHLEFNTNKYEFASYYKM from the exons ATGATAGCTAAGCCCAACCAGGCCACCACCGAACCACCATTAAGCTTGCGCCCCGGAACAGTGCCAACGGTTCCAGCAACCACCCCAGCCAGACCAGCGACCATCACCATCCAGCGAAGGCATCCAGCCCCGAAAGCGGATTCCACACCCCACACTTTGCCACCGTTCTCGCCTTCGCCTTCGCCAGCGTCGTCGCCTTCGCCAGCGCCAGCGCAAACGCCTGGagcacaaaaaacacaaagccAGGCAGCTATTACTCATCCAGCGGCTGTGGCTTCGCCTTCCGCgcctgttgctgcagctgcaccGAAGACCCCCAAGACCCCGGAACCCCGGAGtacccacacccacactcacactcacagcCAGCACTTCAGCCCCCCTCCACGCGAATCCGAAATGGACGGCGAAAGATCTCCGAGCCACAGCGGCCATGAAATGACACTGAGCATGGACGGCATCGATTCCAGCCTGGTGTTCGGATCTGCACGGGTTCCTGTCAACTCCAGCACCCCGTACTCGGATGCGACTCGA ACCAAGAAACATTCGCCCGGCCATATCAAGCGACCCATGAACGCCTTCATGGTTTGGAGCCAGATGGAGCGGCGCAAGATCTGCGAGCGGACCCCCGACCTGCACAACGCCGAGATCTCCAAGGAGCTGGGCCGCCGCTGGCAGCTGCTCAGCAAGGACGATAAGCAGCCGTACATAATCGAGGCGGAGAAGCTGCGCAAGCTGCACATGATCGAGTATCCGAACTACAAGTACAGGCCGCAAAAGAAGCAGACGCGCTCCCCGGGATCGCTGAAGCCCAACCAGGACGCGGACGGCTGCGAAGCCAGAAATGACAcgaccaacaacaacaactcacTGACCACACTTGCAATTAATGGAACCACCACTGCCGGccgcaaaagcaaaagatcTACCTCTACATGTCAATCGGGTTCCGCTTCGAAACGATTGAGGAACGACTCGGGTGATACCTCCTCCAAGCCTAAGTACGAAGTTAAGATGGAGTCTGCTGAGCAGCTCAACTCCGCCGATATTATACTACCCTCAGCCGATAATCTGATAAGCTACCAATCGTCTGAATACTTACCTCTAAGCACGCTCAGCAACGCCGACTGCGACGAGAAGCTGCACTCTGAGCTGAGCTCGGGTCCGCTGGAGTCGCGGGAGAACCTGTCGGAGGTGGTCAACCGCTTCCTGCCGCTCTTCCTCGGCGGCAACGAGGACTCCCAGCTGGGGGTCAGCTCCCTGACGCAGAGCCAACACAACCAGTCGGATCCCACCGCAGGACTGATGGACAACATCTCCGACATCAGCCCCATCAACGACCGCGAGGAGCTGACCGAGGAGGTGATGCGCTACCTGCCCTACCTGGAGGTGAATCCATCGAGCGACGGGCTCACCCTTAAGGTGGAGTCGTCCAGCCTGCTGGGAAAACCGCTAAACGAGCCCGTCTTCGACTCCGAAGACAACATTGTGAACGACGCCAACTTGCACTCGGCCAGCCATCAAATACCTCCATATGTGCCTGACAGCCACGACTGCTTCGCGGAGGACTGCGGCGGCGACAGCTCCTCGCACCAGGTGGAATTCGAGGTGGTGCGGCCCCAGACGGTGACCATGACCATGACCTGCACGCTGCCCTACGGCGGACCGGACGCTGGGCACACCACATTCCAGGCCGACGACTTCAACGCGATCCCGTCGGCCGCCGAGGACAGCGAATGCAGCATTCTGACCACCTCCAACTCGCCGCAGATTGGCTTCAACGGGAGCAGCTTCGTGGAGGCGGACGCCATCGGGAGCACTTGTACATACGCGCAACAAGACTACACCGGAAGTGTAATTGAAACACACAATGATCTCAACTACGCCGCACACGATAACAACGGAGCTCTGCTAGCCTACACATTTGAGGACTTGCCGCCTCAGCCAACCGGTAGTCATTTAGAGTTTAACACTAACAAATACGAGTTTGCAAGTTATTATAAAATGTGA
- the Phm gene encoding Peptidylglycine-alpha-hydroxylating monooxygenase, isoform A encodes MPRISEIAASVGLLLLIGVISVDGLVKEGDYQNSLYQQNLESNSATGATASFPFLMPNVSPQTPDLYLCTPIKVDPTTTYYIVGFNPNATMNTAHHMLLYGCGEPGTSKTTWNCGEMNRASQEESASPCGPHSNSQIVYAWARDAQKLNLPEGVGFKVGKNSPIKYLVLQVHYAHIDKFKDGSTDDSGVFLDYTEEPRKKLAGTLLLGTDGQIPAMKTEHLETACEVNEQKVLHPFAYRVHTHGLGKVVSGYRVRTNSDGEQEWLQLGKRDPLTPQMFYNTSNTDPIIEGDKIAVRCTMQSTRHRTTKIGPTNEDEMCNFYLMYYVDHGETLNMKFCFSQGAPYYFWSNPDSGLHNIPHIEASTL; translated from the exons ATGCCACGCATATCCGAAATAGCCGCTTCCGTGGGGCTGCTCCTGCTTATCGGAGTGATCAGTGTGGATGGCCTTGTGAAAGAGGGGGATTACCAAAACTCCCTTTATCAACAGAATCTCGAGTCGAACTCCGCAACAGGCGCAACGGCTTCGTTTCCATTCCTGATGCCCAACGTTTCGCCCCAGACC ccCGATCTGTACTTGTGCACGCCCATCAAGGTCGACCCAACTACCACCTACTATATTG TTGGCTTCAATCCTAATGCCACGATGAACACGGCCCACCATATGCTGCTCTACGGATGCGGAGAGCCCGGAACCTCGAAGACCACCTG GAACTGTGGCGAGATGAACCGAGCTTCCCAAGAAGAGTCTGCCAGTCCTTGCGGACCCCACTCCAATTCCCAG ATCGTATACGCTTGGGCCAGAGACGCCCAAAAGTTAAATCTGCCCGAGGGAGTGGGTTTCAAGGTGGGCAAGAACTCGCCAATCAAGTACCTTGTGCTGCAAGTTCACTACGCGCACATTGATAAGTTCAAAG ATGGCTCCACTGATGATTCTGGTGTGTTTTTGGATTACACAGAAGAGCC TCGGAAAAAGCTGGCTGGCACTCTGCTGCTGGGCACTGACGGACAGATTCCGGCGATGAAGACGGAGCACCTGGAAACGGCCTGCGAGGTGAACGAGCAGAAGGTGCTGCATCCTTTTGCGTACCGGGTGCACACCCACGGCCTGGGAAAGGTCGTTTCCGGCTACCGGGTGAGGACAAACAGCGACGGCGAACAGGAGTGGCTGCAGCTGGGCAAGAGAGATCCCCTCACGCCCCAGATGTTCTATAACACCAGCAACACAGACCCCATAATCGAGGGAGATAAGATCGCCGTGAGGTGTACTATGCAGAGCACTCGCCATCGGACTACCAAAATAGG TCCCACGAACGAGGACGAGATGTGCAACTTCTATCTCATGTACTACGTGGATCACGGGGAGACACTAAACATGAAGTTCTGCTTCAGCCAGGGCGCCCCCTACTACTTCTGGTCCAATCCCGACTCCGGCCTACACAATATCCCACATATCGAGGCGAGCACCTTGTAA
- the CG34213 gene encoding uncharacterized protein, with amino-acid sequence MNILTKVKYSCRVSSVLNRDVKQHGKQFMFDTREETSWNSDEGTPQFITISLEEPQKVAGFSFQFQGGFSGQKSELIMYSADGAQVHQEPFYPEDINSPQLFQIAESVRENPCSKLKFVFESSTDLFGRIIVYDLQLFG; translated from the exons atgaatattttgaCAAAAGTAAAATACAGCTGCAG GGTGAGCTCGGTTTTAAACAGAGATGTGAAGCAGCACGGAAAGCAATTCATGTTTGATACGCGGGAAGAAACTTCTTGGAATTCAGATGAG GGAACCCCCCAATTCATTACCATTAGCTTGGAGGAGCCACAGAAAGTAGCTGGATTTAGTTTCCAGTTCCAAGGCGGATTCTCTGGCCAAAAATCCGAACTGATCATGTACTCCGCTGACGGAGCCCAAGTTCACCAAGAGCCATTCTACCCAGAAGATATCAACTCCCCACAGCTTTTTCAGATTGCGGAATCAGTCCGGGAAAACCCCTGCTCAAAGCTAAAGTTCGTCTTCGAGTCCAGCACCGATCTATTTGGTAGAATCATTGTTTACGATCTCCAGCTGTTCGGCTAG